The genomic interval ATTATTTGATTTTCTTTTTTCTTATTTTTTTCATTTTCTCATTTTCTTATTTTATCTAATTTTTATTAAAATTTAAAATTCCTATTTTTGAATATATTTATTAATTAGATTAGAGATATATTATAATATTATGGAATGATAGATAATTTGAATAATTTTTATCCAAAGTAAACATTAAATTTAATCTATCAATTATTCTTATCAATTAATTATAAAAAAGCATCTGGTGTTTAGATGAGTGAAGATATTAATAAAATTATTAATGAATTACATATTTATGAAAAAAAGCTATTAAAAGAGTTAGAGATTAATGAAAATGCAACTCCTGACGAAATAGCTGAAAACACTGGTTTGAATATTAAATCAGTTATGAGTGCTGCAGGATCATTAGCTTCTAAAGGAATCATCATTGTAAACAAAGAGACAAAAGAGAAATTTAGCTTGACTGATAATGGTAAAAAATATGCTGAAATAGGCCTTCCTGAAAGGAGAATCCTAAAGGTATTGCAGGATAAAAAGCAATTGGCTATGAAGGATTTGGCTGGTTTAGACGGGCTTGACAAAAAGGAAGTCAATATCTCAATTGGTTGGTTGGTTCGTAAAAGCTGGGCAAAAATGGATAAGGGAGTATTATCCATTACTGATGTAGGTGAATCCAGCAAAGAAAAATTAGGGGATGATGAATCCTTATTAAGAACCCTTATTGAAAAGGCACAAGTTTCTAAAGAGCAATTGGATGAGGATATGGCTAAAGGTTTATCTGCACTTAAAGAAAGGAAAAACCTTATTGCTGAGCAAAAGACAACTCTTCACAGCTTTGAATTAACCGATTTAGGTCGTGAAATTTTAGAGCTTGGCTTTACCATTGAAGAGGAAGCTACCCAATTGACTCATCAACAGCTTAAGGAAGGATCTTGGAAAGACTTGAAATACAGACCTTATGATATCAATGCAGAGTACCCTATATTCTTCCCAGGTAAAGAGCATCCTTTAAGAAGAATCATTCAGGAAATTAGAGAAATCTTCTTGAATATGGGATTCACTGAAGATAAAGGGGATTATTTGGAATCTGCT from Methanobrevibacter ruminantium carries:
- the pheS gene encoding phenylalanine--tRNA ligase subunit alpha produces the protein MSEDINKIINELHIYEKKLLKELEINENATPDEIAENTGLNIKSVMSAAGSLASKGIIIVNKETKEKFSLTDNGKKYAEIGLPERRILKVLQDKKQLAMKDLAGLDGLDKKEVNISIGWLVRKSWAKMDKGVLSITDVGESSKEKLGDDESLLRTLIEKAQVSKEQLDEDMAKGLSALKERKNLIAEQKTTLHSFELTDLGREILELGFTIEEEATQLTHQQLKEGSWKDLKYRPYDINAEYPIFFPGKEHPLRRIIQEIREIFLNMGFTEDKGDYLESAFWNFDSLFQPQDHAAREMQDTFYVKNPLTCDLPDDELVQKVARTHEDGGNTGSEGWNYDWDEDIARQSVLRTHTTGISTQRLAKGELPIKMFSVGRVFRRETFDYKHLPEFHQVEGLVAAPGINYQNLLGTLKEFYKKLGFEVRFRPAYFPYTYLSTECEIYLEEKESWIELGGCGMFRPEVLEPLGINTPALAFGLGIERLAMIRYDLSDIRMLYKSDISWLREVPLEEGVRFD